In one window of Frigoriglobus tundricola DNA:
- a CDS encoding helix-turn-helix domain-containing protein has translation MPGKAAKVVITERQQEILQRWVRSRSCPRGLAQRAEIILLAFDRLQNGPIANHLGCERHAVGIWRRRWAAAFDTLVRIECLEGLSTLERAIEDVLSDNPRSGCPGTFAPDQIARIIAVACEPPEDSGRPVTHWTPTALAEEVVARRIVPSISVRHVGRLLKVPNSSPIGVGIG, from the coding sequence ATGCCAGGGAAGGCAGCCAAGGTGGTCATCACCGAGCGGCAGCAAGAGATCCTCCAACGGTGGGTTCGGTCTCGCTCCTGCCCGCGGGGGTTGGCCCAGCGAGCCGAGATCATCTTGCTCGCCTTCGACCGCCTGCAGAACGGACCGATCGCCAACCACCTCGGGTGCGAGCGGCACGCCGTCGGGATTTGGCGACGACGTTGGGCGGCCGCCTTCGACACCCTGGTTCGCATCGAGTGCCTCGAAGGTCTCTCGACCCTGGAGAGGGCAATCGAAGATGTCCTGAGTGATAACCCCAGGTCCGGTTGTCCGGGGACTTTTGCTCCCGACCAGATCGCCCGGATCATCGCCGTCGCCTGTGAGCCGCCGGAGGATTCGGGCCGACCCGTGACGCACTGGACCCCGACCGCGTTGGCCGAGGAAGTGGTGGCACGCCGGATCGTCCCCTCGATCTCCGTCCGCCACGTCGGACGCCTTTTAAAAGTGCCGAACTCCAGCCCCATCGGAGTCGGTATTGGCTGA